In Etheostoma spectabile isolate EspeVRDwgs_2016 chromosome 20, UIUC_Espe_1.0, whole genome shotgun sequence, the following are encoded in one genomic region:
- the commd8 gene encoding COMM domain-containing protein 8: MMVVELNRLPVTDCLTLCHRVVDGLCGREPPRRGDYSATWSLEEWLQLLDSLTALFRLAVGNNSSDEEVLAGLAGVGSSHAEAVLSVLRARREEIRDALLDRTNSISSATLQDFDWQLKLALSSDKISSLHTPLLSLSLDVRENRALRSVTMEMNREELNTLISSLEAANKVVLQLK, from the exons ATGATGGTGGTTGAACTGAACAGGCTGCCTGTCACAGACTGCCTAACA CTTTGTCACAGGGTGGTTGATGGACTGTGTGGGCGGGAGCCTCCTCGCCGGGGGGACTACAGCGCCACCTGGAGCCTGGAGGAGTGGCTGCAGCTGCTCGACTCCCTGACAGCCCTCTTCCGCCTGGCGGTGGGGAACAACAGCTCCGATGAAGAG GTGCTGGCAGGGCTGGCGGGTGTGGGCagcagccacgctgaggcggtGCTGAGTGTGCTGAGAGCCAGACGGGAGGAGATCCGCGACGCTCTGCTGGACAGAACCAACTCCATCTCCTCTGCTACTCTGCAGGACTTTGACTGGCAACTTAAG TTAGCTCTGTCCAGCGATAAGATCTCGTCTCTCCACACTCCTCTGCTCAGCCTCAGTCTGGATGTGAGGGAGAACAGAGCCCTCCGGTCTGTCACCATGGAGATGAACAGAGAGGAGCTAAACACACTCATTAGTTCACTAGAGGCTGCTAATAAG GTGGTGCTGCAGTTGAAATGA